The proteins below come from a single Novosphingobium aromaticivorans DSM 12444 genomic window:
- a CDS encoding 2Fe-2S iron-sulfur cluster-binding protein, with amino-acid sequence MAKVTFVQPDGSQRTCVNFEGMTLMQLAVGNLVDGIDALCGGMMQCATCHCWIDPEWIGRTGMAGPDERAMLEAIEGVEIRPESRLSCQVQLGEELDGLVVRIPPEQPGV; translated from the coding sequence ATGGCCAAGGTGACTTTCGTCCAGCCGGACGGATCGCAGCGAACCTGCGTGAACTTCGAAGGCATGACGTTGATGCAGCTCGCAGTGGGCAATCTCGTCGACGGGATCGACGCGCTGTGCGGCGGCATGATGCAGTGCGCGACCTGCCATTGCTGGATCGACCCCGAATGGATCGGCCGCACCGGCATGGCCGGACCCGATGAGCGGGCAATGCTGGAAGCGATCGAGGGCGTCGAGATCCGTCCCGAAAGCCGCCTGTCCTGCCAGGTACAGCTTGGCGAAGAACTTGACGGGCTGGTCGTGCGCATTCCACCGGAGCAACCGGGAGTTTAG